A region from the Neomonachus schauinslandi chromosome 2, ASM220157v2, whole genome shotgun sequence genome encodes:
- the LEPROTL1 gene encoding leptin receptor overlapping transcript-like 1 isoform X1, which translates to MAGIKALISLSFGGAIGLMFLMLGCALPIYNQYWPLFVLFFYILSPIPYCIARRLVDDTDAMSNACKELAIFLTTGIVVSAFGLPIVFARAHLIEWGACALVLTGNTVIFATILGFFLVFGSNDDFSWQQW; encoded by the exons CTTTGATTAGTTTGTCCTTTGGAGGAGCAATTGGGCTGATGTTTTTGATGCTTGGATGTGCCCTTCCAATATACAA ccaaTACTGGCctctctttgttctgtttttttacaTCCTTTCACCTATCCCATACTGCATAGCGAGAAGATTAGTGGATGATACAGATGCTATGAGTAACGCTTGTAAGGAACTTGCCATATTTCTTACAACAGGCATTGTTGTCTCAGCTTTTGGGCTCCCTATTGTGTTTGCCAGAGCACATCTG aTTGAGTGGGGAGCTTGTGCACTTGTTCTCACAGGAAACACAGTCATCTTTGCAACTATACTGGGCTTTTTCTTGGTCTTTGGAAGCAATGATGACTTCAGCTGGCAGCAGTGGTGA
- the LEPROTL1 gene encoding leptin receptor overlapping transcript-like 1 isoform X2, whose translation MAGIKALISLSFGGAIGLMFLMLGCALPIYNQYWPLFVLFFYILSPIPYCIARRLVDDTDAMSNACKELAIFLTTGIVVSAFGLPIVFARAHLIEWGACALVLTGNTVIFATILGFFLVFGSNDDFSWQQ comes from the exons CTTTGATTAGTTTGTCCTTTGGAGGAGCAATTGGGCTGATGTTTTTGATGCTTGGATGTGCCCTTCCAATATACAA ccaaTACTGGCctctctttgttctgtttttttacaTCCTTTCACCTATCCCATACTGCATAGCGAGAAGATTAGTGGATGATACAGATGCTATGAGTAACGCTTGTAAGGAACTTGCCATATTTCTTACAACAGGCATTGTTGTCTCAGCTTTTGGGCTCCCTATTGTGTTTGCCAGAGCACATCTG aTTGAGTGGGGAGCTTGTGCACTTGTTCTCACAGGAAACACAGTCATCTTTGCAACTATACTGGGCTTTTTCTTGGTCTTTGGAAGCAATGATGACTTCAGCTGGCAGCAGTG A